The Micromonospora sp. NBC_00421 DNA window CGCGAACCGGCGCTGATCCGCCCCTTCCGCCGACAGGCCCAGGTGTACGACGAACTGCGTGCCGCGCTGGCCGTACCGAGCCTCTGGGACGAGGTGGTCGCCCTGCTCGGCCGGTGCGGGCACGAGCTTCCCGCCGAACTGCTCACCCGGGACGTCGCCGTCGAACACCTGCCGCATCCCCTGGTCGAGGCGGCATGGGTGACGGTCTACGACGACGACGGGCCGGACAACCACCTGCGGCAGCTCGGCGACGCGCTGGCCGACGTGGCCGAGCAGTTCGGTGACTGGCGGTGGAACCACGTGAAGGCCGTCCAGCGCACCATGGGCGCCAAGGTCGGCAGCGGCGGGTCGGCCGGGCTGGCCTGGTTGCAGCGCAGCATGTCCCGGGTGGTCTTCCCCGAGCTGTGGTCGGCCCGTACCGCGATGTGACCGGCCGGGTCCCCGCCGCCGTGCGGGGTGACGGGCCCGGCCGGTGCGTGGTCAGGAGTGCGGGCAGGTGTCCCGGTACTCCTCGATCGCAGAGCCCCGGGGCGCGGGGCAGAGGAACTGCTCGTAGCGGGTGTCGTCGTCGACGAACCGCTTGAGCCAGGAGATGCTGTACTTCGCCACCGTGACGTTCGCCGAGGTGGGCGCGGAGTGGCCGGCCGCGTTCAACTCCAGGTACGCCTTGTCCAGGCTGGCCGGCAGGCTGGTGTAGAACGGCTCCGAGTGTGACGCCACCGGGGCGGTGGTGTCGTTCTCCGCGCCGATCACCAGCGTCGGCACCCGTACCGACGACCAGTTCTTGACGGTGTGCCAGCCGGTCAGCGGGATGGCGGCCTGCAACGCGGGCCGGGTGTTCGCCGCCGACAGACTGCCGCCGCCGCCCATCGAGTGCCCCATCACCGCGAGCCGGTTCGGGTCGATCCGGCTACGCACCGCGCTGCTGCCGGTCAGGTAGTCCAGGGCGGCGAGCAGTTGGGTGCCCCGGGCGGCCGGCTGGTCGTACACCGAGAGGGTGTCGATGGTGATGACGACGAAGCCCTGCGAGGCCAGTCGCGGGCCGAGCCAGGCGACGCTGGACTGGCTGGCGGTGTAGCCGGGGGAGACGGCCACCGCGCCGAAGGTGCCCTCGGCGGTGCTGGTGGGGTAGTAGACGGTGCCACCCCGGAAGCCGCTCACGGTGGACGCGGCGACTGTGCTCTGGGCGATGGCGAACGGACCACGGGTGGCCTCGATGCCGGCCACCGTGGGGGCGGGGCCGCGTTCGTAGGGGTTGGCGGCGGCCGTGGTGGCGGGTCGGTTGTCGATGGTCGCGGCCGTCGCGCCCGGAGCGGCGACCGCACCGACGCCGACCAGGGCGAGGGTGAGCAGCGGCCGGGCGGCCAACCGGGGCCAGGAGCGGCGGGGGCGGACGGGGTGGGGGTGGAGGGCGGGCACCGGTTGCACGGGGGCTCCCTGCGGGGTGGGTGGACCGGATTCGATCGATACTTGCCGATCGGTACGGGTCATCCTCCGGGTCGCGGCGCGGCGTCCGGCAATCCCGGCCGGGTCATGTCAGGGGAATATGGGGCGGACGCCACACCCGCGCCGCCCGTGTCGGCCCGGCGCAGCGCACACCGAACCGGCAGGATAGGGACGCGCGACCCGACTCGTCGCCACCGCGAAGCCACTGGGACACTGGAGTGACAGGTGGGATCGGCACCCCGCAGGCTCGCGGGGCGTCGGCTCCGCTAACGTGAATGGCAGCGGAGTCGGGAGCTCGATGCCATCATGATCGTCCACCCGACCCGGAAGCTCTGGTCTCTCTTACCGCCTGGGGGCGTTGGGATTGTCTGTCACTGACACGTTGCTGATCTTCGTCGGCATCCCGGCGGCGGTGGTGCTGGTGATCGTCGGGCTGGTCTACGCCGCCAACCACGGCAGCGGCGGCGGCGCCAAGCGCTACCGCCCCGGCCGACGCTTCGACTTCACGCCGGTCTGGTTCCTGGGCCGCCCGGAGCAGTTGGCCGACTCGGCCGGCACCGCCCTGGCCGCCGGTGCCCAGGCGCCGGCGCTGACCAGCCACAAGCAGGAGCAGGCCGGCATCGAGGCGCCGGCCGGTGGAACCGGAGGCGCAAGTGACCGTTGGTGAGCAGGTCGACCAGACCGGGACGGGCACCCCACCCGAGGTGCTGGACGGGCCGTTCTCGACCCGCCAGCTGCTGCGCATCGACGAGGCGCTGCGCCTGGCCGACCAGGGCAGCGGCCTGGTCTTCTCGGTCTACGTCGGCGGCCTCGACGAGCCGGTCCGCGAGCACGCCGAGCGGCTGCACCGCCAGCTCGCCGAGCCGGACCGGTCCGTGCTGATCGCCGTGTCGCCCAACCAGCGCCAGCTGGAGGTCGTCACCGGCAAGTACGCCCGCAAGCGCATCCCCGACACCTACGTCAAGCTGGCCGCGCTGTCCATGGTGGCGTCGTTCGGCGGCGGCGACCTGGCCGGCGGCATCATCCAGGGCCTCGACCAGCTCGCCAGCCACGCCGGCCGAGGCTGAGCCCCACCCGCACGCCTGACCGACCCGGAGCCCGGCCCGCACCACGCGGACCGGGCTCCGGCACATCCGCACGCGGCCGGGGGCCCGCGCCAGACCGGACCGGTTCCGGTCAGCGGCCGCTGCGCGGGCAGCGCTCAGCGGGGCCAGCCGGCGGGATCGAGCCGCATCGGCCACGGCTCGTCGACCTGCACCGCCTCGTCTGGGCCGACCGTGCCGAGCAGGTTGTAGTGCACCCCTTTGACCAGGGTGTACCGGTAGACGACCGGACCGAAGTCGCCCCGCTCGACGCGCCAGTACGCGGGAATACCGGACTCCGCGTACAGCGCGGGTTTGGTCAGGCGGTCATGGCGGCGACTGTTGGGTGACTCCACCTCGACGACCAGAGCGACGTCTGACGGGTCGGCCCACATCCGGTCCCGGGGGGCACCCGGCCGGAGCACCGTGACGTCCGGGATGAGGTTGCCCGCCGGCACCCGCACCCCGATCTCCCGGATCACCCGCCAGCCGGCGGGCGCGCTCTGCCGCAGTGCCACCCGGATGTCGTCGGCGAGTTCGTGATGGTACGGCCCGGCCGGAGGGGTCACGTGCAGACTCCCGTCGATGATCTCGTAGCGGTTACCGTCCTCGGGCAGGTCGAACAGGTCCTGTTCGCGCCAGTCCCGCCCGGGTGGCCGCCACTCGTACGTCGGCTGTGCCATCACGTCCACCTCCTCGACACACGATAACGGCCCGGGGTCGGCGTGGGCTGCCACCCGCGCCGGCCCCGGGCCGTGCCGCCTCAATCAGCCGCTGCGGGCATCCCGGGCGCGGGCCTTCAGCGCGCGGACCACCCCGTCGCGCCCCTCGGCCACCAGCCGGCGCAGCGACGCCGGGTGGCCGTCGCCGGCGAGCCAGGAATCGGTGACCGTCACCGTCTCCTCCTCGACCAGGTACGCCGGGTACGCCAGCTGCACGAACTCCTGCGCCGGCTCGCTGTCGCGCTGCGCCCACACCTGCGCCACAGCGGCGAAGTACCGCTCCCGGTACGGCGCGGTCAGCGCCACCTGCGCCGGGTGGGTCAGGCCCTGCAACAACGCCCGGTTGCGCCAGTTGGGCAGTGCCTCCGGGCCGGTCAGCAGGGACCACACCGTCGCCTTGTTCTCCTCGGTCGGCACCAGCGCGTGCGCGTACGCGGCCTCCCGCTCACCGGAGGCCGTCCGGTCGCCGGCCAGCTCCGCCTCGATCTCGGCGGGGCCGGCCGCCCCGTTGGCCACCAGCACCTGCAGGACCGTCCAACGCAGCTCGGTGTCGATGGTCAGGCCGGTCGGCACACCGGTGCCGGCCAGCCAACCGCGCAGCGTCGCCAGGTCCTCGTCGGCGCGGGCCGCCGAGGCGTACGCGCGGGCCCAGGCGAGCTGGAAGCCGCTGCCCGGCTCGGCCGCCGCCAACGTCGTCTTCGCGGTACGCGACAACCCGGCCCAACCGGTCGGCGCCCATGCCGGGTCGGCGTAGAAGACCAGCGCGGTGCTGGCCTGCCGCAGGGTGGCGGTGACCAGGTTGATGTCGGTCTCGGCGGGCAGCCCGGCCAGCACCAGCGCCAGGTAGTCGCGGGCGGACAGCTCGGCGTCGCGGAGCATGTCCCAGGCCGCCGTCCAGCACAGCGCCCGGGCCAGCGACGACTCGAAGCCGGCGATGTGCTGCACCACGGTGGCCATGGACCGCTCGTCGAGCCGCAGCTTGGTGTAGGTCAGGTCGTCGTCGTTGAGCAGTAGCACGTCGGCGGCGGGCCGGCCGTGCAGCGCCGACAACTCGGTCGCCTCGCCGGTGACGTCCACCTCGACCCGTTCCCGGCGGACCAGCCGGCCGTCGGTCAGGTCGTACAGGCCGACCCCGATCCGGTGGGTGCGCAGCGTCGGGTGCCCGGCCGGTGCCTCCTGCCGGATCAGCACCCGCTCGTACCCGCCGTCGGCACCGATGGTCACCTCGGGGCGCAGGGTGTTGACCTGGGCGGTCTCCAACCACTGGGCGGCGAACTTGCGCAGTTCCCGGCCGGAGGCCGTCTCCAGCTCCGACAGCAGGTCGTCGAAGGTGGCGTTGCCCCAGGCGTGCTTACCGAAGTACGCCCGCAGCCCGGCCAGGAACGGCTCCTCGCCGACGTACGCCACGAGCTGCTTGAGCACGCTGGCGCCCTTGGCGTACGTGATGCCGTCGAAGTTGACCTCGACCGCCTCCAGGTCCGGCATCTCGCAGTAGACCGGGTGGGTGGAGGAGAGCTGGTCCTGCCGGTAACCCCAGTTCTTGCGGATCGACAGGAACGTCGTCCAGGCCTCGGAGAACCGGGTCGCGTGGGTGTTGCACCAGTGGCTGGCCCACTCGGCGAACGACTCGTTGAGCCACAGGTCGTTCCACCAGCGCATGGTGACCAGGTCACCGAACCACATGTGGGCCAGCTCGTGCAGGATCGTGTTGGCCCGCTGCTCGTACTCGAAGTCGGTGACCTGCGAGCGGAACAGGTAGTGCGACTCGGCGTGGGTGACGCAGCCGAAGTTCTCCATCGCGCCGGCGTTGAAGTCGGGCACCCAGAGCTGGTCGTACTTGGGCAGCGGGTAGCGCACCCCGAACTGCGCGTGGAAGAAGTCGAAACCCTGCTTCGTGACCAGGAACAGGTCGTCGGCGTCCAGGTGGGGCGCCATCGACGCCCGGCAGAAGACCCCCAGGTCGATGCCGTCGTGGCTGTCCCGCACCTCGTGGTACGGGCCGGCGCAGAGCGCGGTGACGTAGGTGCTCATCCGCACCGAGGTGGTGAAGTGGACGGTCTTGAGCCCTTCGCCGGCCGGCTCCTCCCGCTCGGCGGGCATGTTGGACACCACCCGCCAGTGCGCCGGGACGGTGGCGTGCCAGGTGTAGACGCTCTTCAGGTCGGGTTGGTCGAAGCAGGCGAAGACCTTCTGCGCGTCGGCCGTCTCGAACTGGCTGTAGAGGTAGGTCTCGCCGTCGACCGGGTCGACCGTCCGGTGCAGGCCCTGCCCGCTCGTGGAGTAGCCGAAGTCGGCGTCCACCACGAGCACGTTCTCGGCGGCCAGACCGGTCAGCGCCAGGCCCTTCTCGGCCGACCAGCCGGCCAGGTCCACCGGCTCGCCGTTGAGCGTGGCCGCGCGTACCGACTCGGCTGCGGTCTCGATGAAGGTGCCGGCACCGGGTTCGGCGCAACGGAACCTGACCTCGGTCACCGACCGGAACGTGCGGCCCTCGGCCTGCACCGCGGTCGACAGGTCGAGGTCGATGTCGTACCCGGTGACCTCCAGCAGGCGGGCCCGCTCGGTGGCCTCGACCTGGGTCAGGTTGCGCACTCCTGGCACTTTCGTCTCCATCCCACTCTCGCCGCCTTCCGGCTGCGCCAGCCCCTGCCGGCCGCTCGTGGCGGCGACCCGAGCCGAGTCTTCCATGCACCGACCCTGCGGTGGTCGACGTCACGCTCTCATTCCGCTACCGATCGACGCCCTCCGGGGTGAGGATCGAGGTCAGCCGCGCCGGGTCCGCCGGCGTGCCTGACGTCACGAAGGGACTCCACCGTGACCGAACGTGTCGCCGTCGACATGTGGTTCGACCCGCTGTGCCCGTGGGCCTGGATCACCTCCCGTTGGCTGCTGGAGGTCGAACAGGTCCGAGAGGTGGACATCAGCTACCACGTGATGAGCCTCTCCGTGCTCAACGAGGGTCGGGAACTGCCCGAGCAGTACCAGGAGATGATGAAGCTGGGCTGGGGGCCGGTGCGGGTCTGCATCGCCGTCGAGCAGGCGCACGGCGGCGCGACGCTGGCGAAGCTCTACACCGCGATGGGCACCCGGATCCACCTCGGCAAGGAACCGCTCGGCCGGGACATGATCACCGCCGCGCTCGCCGACGTCGGGTTGGACCCGTCGTTCGCCGACGCCGCCGACTCCACCGAGTACGACGAGGCGCTGCGGGCCAGCCACGAGGCGGGGATGCGGCCGGTCGGCACCGACGTCGGCACCCCCGTGGTGCACGCCCCCGGCCCGGACGGCGGCAAGATCGCCTTCTTCGGTCCGGTCGTCACCCCGGCCCCGAAGGGGGAGGCCGCCGGCCGGCTCTGGGACGGCGTCCTGCTGGTCGCCGGCACCCCCGGCTTCTACGAGCTCAAGCGTTCCCGCGAGCTGGGCCCGATCTTCGACTGATCCCGACCCTGGTGGGGCCCGGCCCGGTCGGGCCCCACCAGGGGACGGTTCATCTGGTGGACCTGGTGCGGGGTCGGCGTGATGCGGACCGCCCGCGTCGGTAGCGTCAACCCCCATGACGGTCGTACATCCGATCGCCCGGGCCTGGATCACCACTGGCGGCACCGGCGCGCAGAACTACGACGAGTTCGCCGACGACGCGGAGATCACCGCGATCATCGAGTCGAACCCGCACAGTGCCCTCGGCATCGAGATGCCCCACCGGGCGCCGGAGAGCCTGGGGAAGTCCTTCCTCGACTCGCTCGGCGACGCGGCGGCCCGGCTCACCGAGGCGAAGGCCGACGGCAGCTACACCCCGGCCGAGCAGGTGGTCGTCCTCTACCGGATCAGCGCCCCGGGCGAGGATTCGGCGTACGGGCTGTTCGCGATGGTCGACACCGACCAGATCTCCACAAGCGCCGACGAGCCCGGCCTGGTGATCCGCAACGAGGACGTCTTCATCGCCAAGGTGCGGGAGCGGGTCGCCCTGGCCGAGGCGCTTGGTCACCTGCTCTCGCCCGTACTGCTGCTGCAGACCGGGCGGGGCGACGAGCTGCACGCCGCGCTCGCGGCGGCGACCGACGCGGCCGGCGTCCCGGCCGCCACCGACACCGACCAGGCCGGCCGGACGCACGCCATCTGGCTGCTCGGCCCCGGCCCCGAGCAGGACGCGCTGACCGCGCTGGCCGGCGGCGGCGAGCTGGTGGTCGCCGACGGCAACCACCGCAGCCTGGCCGCACAGACCGGCGGCTTCCCGCGCTTCCTCTCGGTGATCACCACCCCGGCCTCGGTCGCCATCCAGCCCTACAACCGGCTGGTCAGCGAGCTGACCAGCACCCCCGACGAACTGCTCGACCGGCTCCGCGCCGCCGGCGCGCAGATCGACCCGATCGACGGCCCGGTCGAGGTCCCGGCGACCGGCGGCACCGTGCACCTCCGCCTCGCCGGCCAGGGGTACGCGGTGACCCTGCCGCACGACACGGCCGCCGCCCGGCTGGAGAACCTCGACCACGCCCTGGTCGAGCGGCTGCTGCTGCGTGACGCGCTCGGCCTCGACCCCGGCGACAAGCGGATCACCTACGTCGGTGGCGACTACCCGGCGAGCTGGCTCACCGGCGAGGTCGACGCCGGCCGGGCCGAGCTGGCCGTCCTGATCGCCCCGGTGACCGTGGACGACTTCGTCGCGGTGAACCTGGCCCGGGAGAGGATGCCCCGCAAGAGCACCTGGTTCACCCCGAAGGCGCGCGGCGGCCTGGTCGTCGCCGAGCTGCCGCACTGACCATGTGACGGATCCGCCCCGGCACGCGGCCCCCACGGCGGGCCGGGGCGCGGCCCTGACAGACTGCCCGGTATGCGCGTCTACCTGGGATCCGATCACGCCGGTTTCGAGTTGAAGGTGCACCTGGCCAATCACCTGGCCAAGCAGGGATACGAGCTGGTCGACGTCGGCCCGCACGCCTTCGACCCCGACGACGACTACCCGACCTTCTGCCTGCACACCGGCGACCGGGTGGTGGCCGACCCGGGCAGCCTGGGCGTGGTCATCGGCGGCTCCGGCAACGGCGAGCAGATCGCCGCCAACAAGGTCGTCGGCGTCCGGGCGGCACTGGCCTGGAGCGTCGAGACCGCCCAGCTCGGCCGGCAGCACAACGACGCCAACGTGGTGGCCGTGGGCGCCCGGCAGCACACCCTGGACGAGGCCGCCGCCATCGTCGAGGCGTTCCTCACCACCCCGTTCTCCGGCAACGAGCGGCACGGTCGGCGGATCGCCCAGGTGGCCGAGTACGAGCGCACCCGCGAACTGCCCGAACTGCCCTGACCCAGTCCCGCCCCGCTCGTCGCCCGCCGCTCACCGACCGGGTCGGCCCCAACCGGCCCGGTCTCTGCTCGGCGCCCGGTCCCTGGGCTGCCCGTTTCCTGGACGGTCGCCGTCGGCGCCCGACACCGTGCCGGGTGGTCGGTCGCCGTCCGCGCCCGACACCGTGCCGCCGCTCGGTCGCCGTCGGCGCTCGGCACCGTGCCGGGGGGTCGGTCACCGGGCCGAGCGGGGGAGGTCCTCCCGGGGCGTCCAGTTCCGTCGGATGATCACCAGTCGTTCCTCGGCCTCGGTGAGGTCCTGTTCGGTGGGCCGGGCGGCGTCCCGGGCCCGTAGCGAGGCGCTCACCCCGACCTGCGACGAGCCGGAACCGACCAGCCCCCGCAGGCCCCGCTCACCGTCCTCGCCCCCCGGGCCACCCCGCCGGACCCGAGGTGCCGCGATCCCGTCGTGCACCTCGGCCGTGGTCGCCGCCGGAGGCGCGTCCGTGCCGGTCGCCGGCTCGGGTGAGTGCCGTAACCGGCGTCGTCGCCGCTCCACATCCGCCATCTGCCGACCGTACCGCCTGCGGCTCCGGGCGGGCCCGTGTCGGTCGGGCGGGCCGGGCGGGCCGTACCGCCCGGCGGCTCCGGGCGGGCCGTGTCGATTGGGCGGGACGGGCGACCCCAGGTGGCCCGGGCGGGCCGACCGTACCGCCCGGCGGCCCCGGGCCGGGCGGGGCAGTTTGTCCGCTCGCTACCCTCGAAGGTGGTGGACCGGTCGACGGCCGGCACCGGTCATGGGGAGGACACAAGATGGCAGACCAGACACAGCCGTGGGCCGAGCGGACCGTCGAGGTACCCCAGCCCGGTGTCGGGGTGCCGCCGCAGCGGGACCCGTTCCGCCGGGGCGTCGCCTCGGTGGGGCAGCCCCGGGCTCCGCGCACCGAGCCGTTCCCGGTGGTCGATCACGACGTACCCGACTGGGCCGAGCCGCCGGCGCCGCGCCGGCCGATGAGCTGGCACGTGGAGCAACTGCGTCGGGGCGGTGAGTGGAGTGCGGCCGGCGCGCTCTTCGCCTTCGTCTGTTGGGGGATCTGGGCCATCTCCGGTCGGGGTGACCTGGGTGCCCCGCTGCTCACCTTCCTGCTCAGCCTGCTGGTGGCGGCCGGCCTCTTCGCGCTCTCCCGGCTGCTCGGCCGGGTGATCCTGGAGCGCCAACTGGGCCGGGTACGCCGCAGTGCGCGCGGCGCCCACCTGGTGACCGGGATCTTCCTGGCCGGGGTCGGCATCGCCTACCTCCAGCAGACCCAGTGGGTGATGGACGCCTGGAACTTCCTCACCGGCAACTGACCACCCACCCCACCCCACCCACCCACCCGCGCTGGCACGCCGCCCCCCGCCCCGCTCACCCCGCCCCCCGCCCCGCTCACCCTGCCCACCGGCCCGCTGGCCCGGCGGGCACTACTTCCAGGATCCGGTGGCCTTACTCGACACCAAGACCACTACATCCTGGACAACACCGTTGCGTTAGGTGGAACGGCTGTTCGTCAACCAGCGCTGCCTCGCCGATCATGGAGTTGTGGTGGGTAACAGAACGCCCGAAAAACCCCCAAAGCCGGCACCACCAATCCATGATCGCCAAGCGGGCCCACCCCGCTCCCCGATCGGGCACTTCCTGTCCCGGGTTGACCAGCCGCCCACGGCGTTAACGCAACGGTGTTGACATCCTGGAACCAGCAGGATCTTGATGAGGCGTGACTGCCTGCGGGCCGGACTCGGCGAGGCCCGATCGGACCTAGCGAGGCTCGGCCGGACCCGGCGAGGCCCGGCCGGGTCGGGTGAGGGGCGGCCGGGTCGGGTGAAGGCTGGCGGGACCGGGGTGAAGGCCGGCCGGGTTGGGCGAGGAGGGGCCGGGCCGGGTAAGGGCGGGGCCGGGCCGGGTGAGGGCGGGTGGCACGGTACGGCGGGCGGGCCGGGGGTGACCCGGTCCGCCCGCGTCCGGTCGCGGGAGTGCCCACGACGCCGGTCGACTCCACCAGGCCGGGCGCTGTCTTACCCCGCCGGGCCCTCTTCATCCCCTCCGGCCGGGTGACCCGCACCGGACTTCTCCAGCACGGTGGACTTCCCCGCAGGGTGGACTTCCCCGCAGGTCATGGCCTGTCCCCGCAGGTCTTGGCTGTCTCTACCTGTGGGCTGCTTCAGCGCGGTGGAGCATGGTCGTATGACCCATCAAGTATCTTGATGCATGTCGATTTATCGTTCTAGGCTCCCGCCATCGAACCGGCGCCCCCACCAGGCGCGCCGCCGAGGGTTGGAGGCCCTGTGAACCGTTGGCGCAGTCTCATCGGCCGGATGGCCGCCTCGATGGTGGCGATCACCGCCGGGTCGCTCGTCCTGACCGCCCCGGCCACCGCCGCGCCCATCGCCGACCCCGCCCCGTCGGTCGTCGGCGGCACCCGGGCCGCGCAGGGCGAATTCCCGTTCATGGTCCGGCTCTCCATGGGCTGCGGCGGAGCGCTCTACAGCCCCCGGCTGGTGCTCACCGCCGCGCACTGTGTGAACCGCACCGGCACGAACACCAGCATCACCGCCACCCTCGGCGCGGTCGACCTCCAGTCGAGCAGCCGGATCCAGGTCAAGTCCAACTACGTCTACCAGGCCCCCGGCTACAACGGCAGCGGCAAGGACTGGGCGCTCATCCGACTCGCCACCCCGGTGACCAGCCAGGCCACCCTGCCCATCGCCACCAGCACCGCGTACGACAGCGGCACCTTCACCGTCGCCGGTTGGGGCGCGGCGCGCGAGGGTGGGGCTCAGCAGCGTTACCTGCTCAAGGCCACCGTGCCCTTCGTCAGCGACGCCAGTTGCTCCGCCTCCTACCCCGGCGACCTGATCGCCGCCGAGGAGATCTGCGCCGGCTACGCCAGCGGTGGCACCGACACCTGCCAGGGCGACTCCGGTGGCCCGATGTTCCGCCGCGACGCCGCGAACGCCTGGATCCAGGTGGGCATCGTCAGCTGGGGCGACGGCTGCGCCCGGCCCAACGCCCCGGGCGTCTACACCCAGGTGAGCACGTTCGCCTCGTCGATCGCGTCGGCCGCCGCCAGCCTCGGCGGCTGACCCGCCGGCACCGCCCGAGCTGCAGCACCCGCACCCGCCCGCTCCGCACCCGGACCCGCCCGCTCCGTAGCGCCCAGTAGGCGTGTCCGGATCCGCCCGGCCGTACCCGGACCACCGCGCCACCGACAGCTTCCGCGGCCGTCGGTGGCGCGGTGGTGTACGGCGATCCGGCCCGGACGTCGGCCGCGGTGACGGTGAGCCGACCCGGGAGCCCACCGAGCGGTCGCACCGGCCGGCACCGTTGACCCGCACCCGGCCGAGCGGTCGCACCGGCACCAACACGGCGCGGGGAGCCGGGCGCAGCCTGCTCAGCCGTCCCCGGCGAACCGGTACAGCACGAAGTCCCGCTCCGCACCGCAGACGATCACCGAGGTGTTCCACGAACACGACCCGCTCCGTACGCCCTGGAGCTGCCCCATCTCGGTCAGCTCACCGGCCGTCGACACCCCGGCGAGGCTGCGATCGTCCTCGACGCTGTTCGGCGGCTCGGCGAAGACCAGCAGGTTGCCGGCGTCGACTCGGGCCGCCGTACCCTTCCGGTCGGTCAGCACCGCCTTCCCGGCCGGGTCGAAGAGGCTGACGGTGGTCTTCGGGGACTCCCGCCGGACGAGCAGGTGCTCACCCACCGGCACCAGATCCGCTCCGTCCGGTGCCGGCCAGCGCCGGCTGCCCTTACCCTCGGTGGCCGCGACCACCTCGGTCCGGTCGGCGTCACCGTCGGGCACCTCGAGCAGGCAGGCCCGGTGCTTGCCGCAGGCCACCAGCCCGGTGACCCGCCGTTGGTCGCCCGCGCTGTAGAGCACCGTCGGTTCGGCGAAGCTGCCCAGGTCGTACCCGAGCAGTTTGTATCCCTGGTCCTCCTCCACGACGTAGAGCCGGTCGGCGTACGCGGCCATCCGGTCACCCACGTCGGCGACCCCGTCGCGGTGGCGCAGCACCTTCCCGCTGTTCATGTCGAGCACCCGGACGGATCGGTCGGCACCCACCTGCACCAGCCGGTCGGCGTCGCCGAGCCAGGGGGCGCGCGGAGCGCCGTCGAACTGGGCGGGGCCGACCACGCCCTGCTCGGTGCCGACCGGCAGCACCGTGCTGCGGGTGTCGTCGTACTCGCTGCGGGGGTTGGCCTGCGTCCACTCCTGACGGCCGTCGCGCAGCCGCAGCCCGACCAGGCGGCTGCCGGCGCGGTCCACCCACACCAGGGTCTCCCGCGTGACGTGCACCGCGTCGTCCCCGTGCACCGGCAGCCGCCACCGTTCCTTCCCGGACCCGGCGTCGAGCACCACCACGTCCCGGGGGGTGCTGTCGCCGACCGCGTCCGCGACGGCCAGCACCGCCCCCGGCACCGCCCGGACCCCGGTCCACTGCTGGGCACCCGCCGAGATCGTGCTCCGCCACGCCGGCTTCCCGGTGCCGGCCTCGACCGCCACCACCGTCAGCCGGTCGTCGGGGAGCTGATAGGCGAGATAGGCCCGATCGCCGAGTACGGCGGTGAACATCGCCGTCGGCCGGTCGCCGTCGGCGGTGGGCCGGGCCACCTCGGTCAGGGTGTGGAACTCCAGCGCCGGGTAACGGTCCCGGGTGAACCA harbors:
- a CDS encoding S1 family peptidase; this translates as MNRWRSLIGRMAASMVAITAGSLVLTAPATAAPIADPAPSVVGGTRAAQGEFPFMVRLSMGCGGALYSPRLVLTAAHCVNRTGTNTSITATLGAVDLQSSSRIQVKSNYVYQAPGYNGSGKDWALIRLATPVTSQATLPIATSTAYDSGTFTVAGWGAAREGGAQQRYLLKATVPFVSDASCSASYPGDLIAAEEICAGYASGGTDTCQGDSGGPMFRRDAANAWIQVGIVSWGDGCARPNAPGVYTQVSTFASSIASAAASLGG